A window from Mixophyes fleayi isolate aMixFle1 chromosome 12, aMixFle1.hap1, whole genome shotgun sequence encodes these proteins:
- the LOC142108372 gene encoding ammonium transporter Rh type B-B produces MRVKLPLLCLLLQAITIILFAGFVRYNDETDASAWHQALHNNNKTNIDNDFYYRYSSFQDVHTMIFIGFGFLMTFLKRYGFSSVAFNFLIAAFGLQWSTLIQGFFHSFRNGKIHVGIESMINADFCTGAVLVSFGAILGKTSPVQLIVMTLFEVTLFGINEYIILNIVGAKDAGGSMTIHTFGAYFGLVVSRVLYRPELDKSRKRDGSVYHSDLFAMIGTIYLWMFWPSLNSAVTAHGDDQHRAVMNTYYSLAACTLASFSMSALLNGEGKLNVAHIQNAALAGGVAVGTAGEMMLTPFGAMVAGSLAGIVSTLGYKYLTPVLDSKLKIQDTCGVHNLHGMPGILGALIGALVALMATTDIYGRG; encoded by the exons ATGAGGGTCAAgctacccctcctctgcctcctgctcCAAGCCATCACCATCATCCTCTTCGCCGGCTTTGTGAGGTACAACGACGAAACCGATGCCAGCGCTTGGCACCAAGCTCTACATAATAACAACAAGACCAACATTGACAACGATTTTTACTACCGTTACTCAA GTTTTCAAGATGTCCACACCATGATCTTCATCGGCTTTGGCTTTCTGATGACTTTCCTGAAGCGTTACGGCTTCAGCAGTGTGGCCTTCAACTTCCTGATCGCGGCGTTCGGCCTCCAGTGGTCCACGCTCATTCAAGGCTTTTTCCACAGTTTCCGTAATGGAAAGATTCATGTTGGGATAGAGAG CATGATCAATGCCGACTTCTGCACTGGAGCCGTGCTGGTCTCCTTTGGAGCCATTCTTGGCAAAACCAGTCCCGTccagctgatagtgatgaccCTGTTTGAAGTGACTCTTTTTGGAATCAATGAGTACATAATTCTTAACATTGTTGGG GCCAAAGATGCCGGAGGCTCGATGACCATCCATACATTCGGAGCTTATTTCGGACTGGTTGTTTCCCGGGTGCTTTACAGGCCAGAACTGGACAAGAGCCGGAAGAGAGATGGGTCTGTGTATCATTCAGACCTCTTTGCAATGATAG GGACAATCTACCTTTGGATGTTCTGGCCAAGCCTCAACTCTGCAGTCACAGCCCACGGCGATGACCAACACCGGGCGGTGATGAACACATACTACTCCTTGGCCGCCTGCACGCTGGCATCTTTCTCCATGTCCGCCCTGCTAAACGGTGAAGGAAAACTTAATGTG GCTCACATACAGAACGCAGCGCTGGCAGGTGGGGTTGCGGTGGGAACTGCTGGAGAAATGATGTTGACGCCCTTCGGTGCTATGGTTGCTGGATCCTTGGCTGGCATCGTCTCCACCCTCGGATATAAATATTTAACG CCCGTGTTGGACTCCAAGCTGAAGATCCAGGACACATGCGGGGTACACAACCTACACGGAATGCCCGGCATCCTGGGGGCACTGATAGGAGCTCTTGTGGCATTAATGGCCACTACAGACATATACGGGAGAGGGTAA
- the LOC142108976 gene encoding ammonium transporter Rh type B-B-like — protein sequence MSDVFPLIANTTRTASSQAAYQLLALLVALASALVGGTIVGFIMKIPIFGAPSDAECFEDSLYWEAPEEKENTPVYAELD from the exons ATGAGTGACGTCTTCCCTTTAATCGCAAACACGACTCGTACAGCTAGTTCTCAAGCCGCTTATCAGTTGCTGGCCCTTCTTGTGGCCCTAGCCTCTGCCCTGGTTGGTGGCACTATCGTTG GATTTATAATGAAGATACCGATTTTTGGCGCCCCATCTGATGCGGAATGCTTCGAGGATTCGctatattgggag GCACCAGAGGAGAAAGAGAACACCCCTGTGTacgcagagctggattaa